A stretch of DNA from Fusobacterium mortiferum ATCC 9817:
GCTTTAGATGGAGTTATTCAAGCTATTAAGATGCCAGAAATTTGGGTAGTATCATTGACAATTGCATCAATTTATTCAGTATATTGTGGACTTACATACTTTATACCTTTCCTAAAAGATATTTATGGAATGCCTGTAACTTTAGTAGGAGCTTACGGAATAATAAACCAATATGGATTAAAAATGGTAGGTGGACCTGTAGGGGGAATGTTAGTTGATAAGAAATTTAAATCAGCAACAAAATTCCTAAGAGCAGCTTTAGTAGTGGCATTAGTAGCAATGATAGGATTTATAATGTTACCTCATGAAAGTATGAATGTATATGCTGGAATGGTTTGTACATTAGGATTTGGAGCGATTATTTTCAGTATGAGAGCCGTTTTCTTTGCACCAGTAGATGAGATTAAAGTTCCAAGAAATATAAGTGGAGCTGCTATGTCAATAGCTTGTATTTTAGGATATTGTCCACAAATGTTTGCATTTACTTTATATGGAAGTATGTTAGATAAATATCCAGGATTAGCAGGGTATAAGATGGTATTTACAACAATGGCGGGATTTGCTGTGGTAGGTATAGTTATAACAACATTATTGTTAAAAATGATTAAAAGAAAACAAGAAGAAGTTGCTTAGTTTGGAGGAAAAATGTTAAAGTTAGGTTTAGAAACAGAAAGTTTACATCTATGGTTACAACATAAGAGAATGGATATATTTGGATTTATAGAAAAAGCTCATGAATTAGGATTAGATGGAGTACAGATCAATGTAATAAAAGATTATGGATTAGATGAAAAATGGGGAGCATTAGAGAGTGCTTCAGATGAACATCTAAATAAAATAAAAGAGTTATTAAGAAAATATGGGATGTATATAGAATTAGATATGAGAAATCTTGATTATGATAGATTAGTTGAAGTTTTAGAGGTAGCTAATAAATTAGGAGCTGAAGTAGTTAGGTCATACATTCCAATAAAACCAGCAAAAAATATTGAAACTTCATCTGGAGCAGAGGGAGCTTACGATTTTGCAAAAGTTCGTTGTGATTTTGATGAAAACTCTTATGTTGAAGGGATAGAAAAGGTAAGAAAAATAATACCTCTTCTTGAAAAATATAGAATAAAATTGGCATTAGAAAATCATGAATATGAAACTTCAGAGGAATTAGTAAGAGTAATAAAAGAAATAAACTCCCAATGGGTAGGGTTACTTTATGATTTTGGAAACTCAATGATGGCTTGGGAAGAACCTGTAAAAGCTGCAGAAAATATGGCACCTTATACTTATTCTACTCATTTTAAAGATCATATTATAATAGAGGAACCTAATGATAAATATGGTTATGTAGTATGTGGAGTACCAGCAGGAACAGGAAATATAGATTTAAAAACTTGTTTTAATATTATGATGAAAAAATCAAGTTTGACAAGAATAAATGTAGAATCTTGTTATCCATATTGTGCTCAATTTAAGAGAAGTCCAGGAGCTGGAGGAGTCTTTAAGGTGGGAGAAGGAGCTTTTCAAGTAGAAAAACATCTATATAATTATGATATAATAAAACCATCTCAATACTATTATCCTCATGAGATATCACAGGATATGTTGGAAAAGTTATTAGATGATCAGATGAAAGGCTTAGAAGTAACAGTAAAATATTTAAAAAAATTAAGAGATGAATATATGAAAGAAAATTTATAACTTGTAAAAGGGCTCATAAAATTATATACTAAATATAGTTTTATGAGCTTTTTTCAAAATAGATTGAAAGGAGAAAAATATGCAGGGGCTGGAAAATATACTAGAAAAAATATCTGGAATAATTTGGGGAAATTATCTGATTATTACATTGATAGGAGTAGGACTATTTTTTACAATTTTAACAAAAGGTATACAAATAAAAGGTTTTCCTTTAGCTGTTAGAGAATTAATTAACTCTTTAAAAGGAGAGAAAGAAGTAAAAGGAGAAGGAACACTTTCATCTTTTCAAGCTTTGTGTACAGCACTTAGTAGTTGTGTTGGAA
This window harbors:
- a CDS encoding MFS transporter, with translation MTKNATFKKWFTFVVLVIGGGTVFKLSSLKDAFYVPMQEFMGLTHTQIGAALSVYGLVQTIGNFASIYLADRFSKRIMISGSLVGIGLIGVYISTFPPYYGILLAWGLLSVFGEVLYWPVLLKAVRLLGDETEQGRLFGFLEAGRGVVDTIIAFSALGIFAMLGKGSGALRGAILFYSAAVIVTGIISYILVEDDKVIAKDGEKVNKNKLALDGVIQAIKMPEIWVVSLTIASIYSVYCGLTYFIPFLKDIYGMPVTLVGAYGIINQYGLKMVGGPVGGMLVDKKFKSATKFLRAALVVALVAMIGFIMLPHESMNVYAGMVCTLGFGAIIFSMRAVFFAPVDEIKVPRNISGAAMSIACILGYCPQMFAFTLYGSMLDKYPGLAGYKMVFTTMAGFAVVGIVITTLLLKMIKRKQEEVA
- a CDS encoding sugar phosphate isomerase/epimerase family protein, translating into MLKLGLETESLHLWLQHKRMDIFGFIEKAHELGLDGVQINVIKDYGLDEKWGALESASDEHLNKIKELLRKYGMYIELDMRNLDYDRLVEVLEVANKLGAEVVRSYIPIKPAKNIETSSGAEGAYDFAKVRCDFDENSYVEGIEKVRKIIPLLEKYRIKLALENHEYETSEELVRVIKEINSQWVGLLYDFGNSMMAWEEPVKAAENMAPYTYSTHFKDHIIIEEPNDKYGYVVCGVPAGTGNIDLKTCFNIMMKKSSLTRINVESCYPYCAQFKRSPGAGGVFKVGEGAFQVEKHLYNYDIIKPSQYYYPHEISQDMLEKLLDDQMKGLEVTVKYLKKLRDEYMKENL